GCAATATCAAagtttctgaaaacaaatatatattacaccAAAAGTAGGTTTTTGAAGATATCAAAATTGCCAACCTAAATTTTCCAATTCCTTTTCTGTAACAAATTTATAATCATCATAGATTTCTTGAGCTGGATTTTCTTCCAATTCTTCAGTGAGATTATCAAGAAATGAAGCCCATTTTGGAGCAGGTCCAAGCATCTATAAAAAAAGGCAAAGACCATCAGCGTTGGAAAACAGCTATGACATACCAAAAACAAAGCAGATTAACTCAAGACACCAGGTATGTAAAAGATTGTTTAAGACTTTAAGGCAAAGAAtgggtactctcgaagtatgtgaaccaagatgatgGACACCGGCatgtggtatgtgtaccaggttagggttaggccataatttaattctaATTTTAGACTATGAGAGCTTTTGAAAGTTTAATcatgaaatcaaaaataaacttaCTGGAATAAAATATGTCTGAACTTTCGTGCACTCACTAGCAAGGAAAATCAAACCAGAATTGTTGACAAGATGCAATTGGTTTATGTCATTTTCAGGTTCCAACGCAGTTACAGCTGTTCCCTggaatattaaacaaaaacaaaatgacaTGGAAAAATAGACTTTTTATGTCACAAGCAGGAACAATTATCCAACGAGATGTCCCAAGTAGAAACGCTGtgtacattttttgtttttttgataaataaatgaTAGAAGAGGCTTGTTCGAAATCCTTTATAACATTCGAAGTAAAAAGTCAGATTGAAATTAAATTGTTAAATAAGTTGGAACCcttcaacaaattgaaaaacagCAAAAGTAGTGTGAAAATGATAATTAATAGAAACATATTGCCTGAGATGTGTTTCTGCACAAAAATCAGCCTATGCAGCATTGCAACATGCCTATGTAAATTCTGTTTAATAAGAAAAATATAGTAATTattcttgtttttaattttcgaacacaaataaaaatagatCCGTGAGACCAAAATAGCATGTAAATTACTATGGTGAAGATTGTAGAACACTTTTTCTCATTCAGGGAAACAACAAAGTTGGCAGATTACAGAGGAAATACTTAATTTCATTGATACTTACCGTTTTTTCGTCCCACAACTTCACACATCGTTGATCAGATGAAATAACAAGACCGTTTTCATCGTTGAATGCGATAGAATGAATCGGTAAATCATAATAATGATCTTTAGTCGAATATGGTTTGTTAGCACGAATGTCATACATCAGAATCTAGACAAATTGTacagaaatattatttaaacaccaaatgaaaaatacataaaatacgcATATTCCATAATCtacatcaggggtgtgcaacatgcgGCCTGCGGGACAAATGCAGCCCACACGAAAAGTGTGTGGCCcatggagaagtgccaattttgaatggtgtgcagcccgtaaaacaaattttgaatgtaGTTTAATCTAGTacatgcgagtaattccaatccattGCGTTGCAAAGTCTAcacccgagtccaatttataATCTATGCCTATCATGTTACGATTCCCCAAAAGCTAGCTTGTGCACAGCGAACGACCGATGTCATAAAATCTCTAACCCAAATTTTTGTAAATGCAATTcatagaaagcctatgttaaataaaaataattttgtatctgGTCTTcttgtaataaaggttgcacacctctgatcTACATCAATCCaatcaatcaaaaaaaaatatggtcTGATGGGATGAGAAACTTGTAACCCCAAATGTGATATAGAAATTTATATCGAATTGGAAGTTAATTAACTTTTGAAGCAACTTAAAGGATTTccatttaaatgaaaaacacattttAGACAAGCAGACAATGGTTAACTCTAAATTCAGGAATTGTACTTTATTATGAAAAATTactatgaaaaaatattctcaCCTGTCCGTTACTCATACCAACAGACATGTGCAAAGGACCTTTGAATTTAAGTGCAGTTACTTCAGGACAAGCGCTGATACTGTTGAGAataatgataaattaaatcCCTTTGTGGGCAAAACCAAATGCATAAGGCATAAAaagatgttaaaaaaaattaatatgcaattttcaaattaaacaaGTTCAAATTGTTAGATAGAAGCGTCTTCCATTGCCATGTTCCAATTTGATCAATTTAATATCATTGCTTGAACAGGAACCtccatgtatatatatttatacatttctTTCTCATGTTTCTCTCAGTAAATTAACAGAAATTAAATTTAGTATTGTAGAATAGTTCAGACAagaattgttttatttgattttctatttttacactGTCACTGTGTAGTTGACCCTATATTTTCATTCATgtatataatacaaaatataccattgTCACCTATATTTACATAGGTTTAGGATGGCCAATTTTTATCCAATCCAATAATTATAGCCGTAGGGACTATTTTACATGATTACCTTTTGTTTTCTTCAGCAGCAGACATTGCGCAATCAAGAATACCAACTCTTTGTCGTGATCTGGGATCCCAGCATTCAATTTTCCCATCAGATGTACCAACGGCAAGTAAATGATGGTGATCATTTATATCACATACATTGAGCTCACTGAAATGTaaagaattatatttttctaCACTTTGGCATTGCAATACAGATACTAATTGTGTAAGACGTAACTCACTAGAGCTCAAATTATGTTATGATTCTTGAATTTGAATCATATGAAAGAGTATTAAGTTGAAGGAATATACATGCAGGATGGTTCATGCATCTGCTTGTAAGGTACTGTTTGCTCAATACAATGATATCTCTGTAGTCGAAAGACTCAACACTTGAACAATGCGGTAGTCGACCAAAAAATTTGAGTCGAGAATGCTGCGTTACTCGAATGGACAATTCGAAGCTCAAACACCTGAGCCGAGCAAGGTGAGGTGACGCCCCCGAACCGCGCATTTCAGCAGTCTCTTGGCCATTCAACGAGCATCATTTTAAGTAAAAACGTTAGCGGGATGAcacaatcaagaaatttttattatatagtgCTTTTTGCCATTGATCATGGCTCCAAAGAAAAGTAGTGATAAAGGGAAGGAGAAGAGGAAACAGTGAGAACAACTATCGAGTTGAAAGTAAAGCCTTACTTACAGTATGGTATGGCAAAGTCTACCATTTCCACATTATTGAAAAATGAGGAATGACAGAGAAAAATAATGTTGTGCAGGGAGTGACAGCAATTAATAAGCAAATCCTCAAATAATTGAGGAAATGGAAAATGGCTGCTCATCTTTATCATACTCAGTGATATTTAGGTACacgttttattaatattttaggcATTTTGGAATGCGCAAGACCGATCAAAAAAATTAACATCGTTTCTTATGGCAAAAAAGTTCAAAGATTATGGCAAAACTCGAACACCAATCCCGAACGAATTATGTTCAACTACGGAGGTATCACAGTATGTATATCCATGTATCTCGATCATAAAttcataacaaatatttttgtacgACAATAGACGAATGTGTAATATTTACTAATTTGCAGGGCtgcatcattttattttttcttgtaaaatttgtaaattaaatggATTTTTCACAACTTACAGAGCATTCGTCTTGAATGATTGATAATATCTTCCAAGATCCAAATTAAGTCTGTAAATTTCAGgtctgaaaaaaaatgtatttattaaacGACAACTAAATGAGTAGAGAAgcgatattcatattttttttcatccacATCTTCTCCAAACAAGGCACTAGACCAGTACTTTTGCTTCAAATTGTTCTCAAAGGTAGAGATATGACACAaacacaatataaaatttatatccGATAACGAAGAAATTTATTGTCAACGAggatatatttacaaaaatgcCTAATTATGAATGTATCCCATTTATTCTCAACTTATtaccaaacaaattttaatttaacattTAACCTACCCTGTGCCAACTAAATACAAATCGCAATTTCCAGGATAATATTTCATGTGCCGGCCAAACTTTGGCATTCTTACTCTGTACCACCTTCCTTCTTGTGAGTGGAATTCCACATAACGGTCATTCAATAACATAACaatctaaatttaaaaacaattttaatcaaaatggTATGATAAAGCTAATAGTTTAGATACTTTACTAAATAGCCTAATAGATTCTGATCAAAGAAATTCGTAATTTGAAAACTCTAAGACAAAACTAATTAAAAAGGATGATATTTTCGTTGCAGTAAGATTTCTTAGAATACAATAATTCATATGAATTGTGTTGGTCCtggtgattttttttatttgatataagTTTGCATAAAGTACTGACATGAACAAATATATCACGTATATATCAAGTAAATCTTAGTTGAATTTGACTCGAAGCTCAAAAGTTCTCCAAGTCACAGTGAAACCCAGAAGACAGATTCCCACAATTATCACGGCAGAAAATGTGGTGTGTAGTTTAATATAGCATAAAGTTAGTAATGTAGTTGGTATTTCTCCAATCTGTGAGACAATTTTTTCGCCCATACATCATTCTAAGTTTCTTTGTAACACCCCACTGTTATCATAGTTATCAGTTCTATTTGCGAGTTTCCATTTACGGTATATTACCAATTGGATATAAATCAAAGAACAGAAGAATAATAAAGCTTATAACAAAATCGCTCAATTCTTGAAAAACCACTTATAGTCGGATAAAAATTTTATCGCATGTCAATTTAATGAGCAAAGTTATATTCATATCAAATACCAATAGGCCATATGAATCAATATGCTTGGTACAGGCATGAGCACATCTACCCATGTCCTATATGTGCCGTTAGGATCAACTTTCATCTctcaaaaattatcaaaaccatatgcaaatgtatataaatttgaatgacAATTAAATTTGGATACATATTATGCTTCATAATGCCAGTTGCTTGTTAATCAATCGAAGACAATTTCTTTAATTCTATAAAAGTATATTCGAATAAAAAGTTAAAgcggtatttaaaaaaaaaatgacaaaataacTTACTTACTTTCGAGTAATCTTCTGACAAAACCTCAAATGAaacaactgaaaaaaaaattcgataaaTCAGAAAAATACTTTCATATAGACGGagagaaatattatttaaaaattacctTCAGCATCAAGGCATCTTTCAAATTTCAGGGAAAGTTGATTTACATCAAAGCAACGAATCCTTGGCTTGTAGGTTCCTTGAAAGCAAAAggaggttttgtttgtttcattaaAATATCAGTATATCACAGACAGActtacagacagacagacagacatacagaatTTTTGTAAATTCGAAGTCGCAATTATAGATAGATGGAACTTAgaccagcggttctcaacctTATTCTTTTATGGCCCACTTTCATTGCACAAAAATCATGTGACCATTACCTTTCTCACGCAAGGGAAaaactaaaagaaaaaaatctttTCGCAATGATGGACACCTCcactttattaattaaaatttaaattaccaCCCAGTGCCAAAAAGCATAATTCATTGCTAAAGCAATCGAAGATTgactaatttatcaataactgaaaatttttaaaaggtTTGTGGCCCGCCTGGAAAAGTTTCTGTGGCCCAGAAGTGGGCCATgtcccactggttgagaactgGTGTCTTAAATCCAATATCAACTGAATTGAAAGCAACTTCCGGTGCTTATTAACTGTTCATGTTACTAATCAGattaatatataaaagcaaGCTGAGAACTCGACagctttttaatatattttctaatattatattatacttCAAAAAGGCATCTTCAAACCAGGAtggaattttattgtttttggagagaaaattttatacaatctattttattttttcgggGGGAAATTTACATATACCGGTAGTCGTAGTCCTAATTATATTTTCCCTTATAATTCACCATAGTACTGCCTGCTTATTTATACACAGATATACTATTCAAAATGTATGAAAGCTAGAGTGTGGGTCGCTCCGTCAttgtatatgaaataaaaactggAAACAAGAAGTAGACTATGCATAGTGAGGAGGGAATGAAAAGTTAATTAAGGAAGGAAAGTCGAACAAAAGgtttggaaccactgatttagttaGATTTACATTTTCCATTACTTTTCCAAATAATATTAGCTTTACAGTAGCCAATGGTCCGTgccaaattaaatatttcagatatttatcAACAAAATCACTTGATTAGTAATTTCCTTTTTATAGAATTTCATCTTTTTCTTGGCTTTCTAAGCTATTATATACAGTAGATTTTGTAAATATGTTTGGAAACATAACGTTCTACTAGGAAAACAGAATTTCTCACCTGCAACAAAGACATAATTTCCATCTCTTGTCATTTGCACTGATGTACAGACAGTTGGCATCGTAAAATCTTGAATGAGTTCGATTCTTCTACGTAAACTGACATCTTTTTTGAGAAGAGCTCGCTTTTTTTGTTGAGAAAGAAACTAAGTGAAGACAGAATCGGGAAGatgattattaattaataataccaACATGTAGATTAGGACACAAAAGAAAACCTGATCCAATAAGTTGTTGTAAATCTTGAACTGCTCCCAATCGAAGCAATTTTACTACAAGCAATTTTACACAGCTGTGTGTACTGCAATACTTGCATCTCTAATTtgttaatttatataaaatgacCAATGTTTGAACACATCcactaaaaaaattaaacattctATATACAAGACAATAAATCTTGTGtcaattcattaataaaacCAATATCAAAGTTGAATGGTGCACTTACTTGTGGAAGTGAATTTCCGCTGCTCAAATTATATATCTTGATACTGTTTGGGCTAGTCACCTGCATGCCACAgcttttgttttgtattaccTTGTCAGAATTTCAAAGAACTTGGAAACTAAGAATATAAATCTTGAATCTGTAAAATACACCAAAACACTAAAAACTTTTCTTGTTAAATTACTAGCCATAGTTCAATTAGTCTGTAGATATGGGATTGGGGGCGGCAAGAAAGGTACCAGTAGGTACTTATAGAAATCAAATATATCTTTCATAAGACTTGTATAACATAAAAATGATTGCCATTACAAACTGGGCATTGATCTCAAAATGGAGgacaagtcaagtcaagttgaGTAAAGAATGCAGTGCATAACCAAAGCTCACATTGACAAAAAGAACTGATTTGTATAAATTAGCAATATTGTAATAACTCCCAATGAACCTTCATCGTGTATTGCAGTATTTGCCAATGCGAGGAATTACTGTATTAGAAAACAATGACATATAACAAATTGCATTTTACTGGGAAATGTGAAAATTATCATTGAATCTCAAATCAAATCTCACTGTCAGTTTTTCAAGTCTATGTCTCAGTAGAGTCGCTCTATTACAATGAGATAAGTAGTAGgctagtagtagtagtagtattttatttcgtcaacaatgACAAATAGTATACatacaacatttcaaaattattttcaaggcATAAGTGACTATGAGTTCTAACACAGAAACAATGTCCAGTAGACTGGTAGAGCAAAACCAGGTAACCAATACTGCAGTTCAAATATCTATAATATGTTACAGTGTTGTGTACAACAGAAATAAGAGCTGAAGTACCAGAGCAGGACCTGGATATCAGGATGTTTTATGATGTAACTGCAGTTACACACTTCCGGTCTACAATGACAGGATGAGAATGAAAGTACTGCAGTAGGGGACAGTTCTCTGATTTCAAGATGTCCCGACATTTGTTTCGATAAAACAAACATTCTATTTGTCTCTGAAATGAGGGCATCTGGAACTATGGAAGATGCACCAGATCGCATCGTAAATCATTAAGACTGAATAAATCTTAACAAATGTGACCAAAATTGAGCGTTTTTGCTATAAACTCGGGAAagctagaataaaaaaatttttcttcaattgattACCGGAAAATCGTATATGGCAGTACAACACACTATACAGATCAAGCAgcattgtctcgtttcagagaaacccattttactgatgatcagacaccccttcTTTGGGAGAGGTCTGGAcaggacattgttgtccctcaatatcggtacaaatacagtataatgaggttgcgcaaaatacaacaaaaaagcGCAACCTAAAAatgtcatcattgaattcctcgggaaaaaataatccgatttaccaaaggaaaaaatttttaccgtggcattcgagagtttttagaaaaaaaacggcaattttggtcgCGTGATGGCCACGGtcaatttagattattattgagacaagcatggcgcgatatgaCTCATCTGCCGTCGTGCCAGATActcctcgtttgtgagacacatgagTGCTTGTTTATTGAACCAAAtagagggaaattcttggaatttggatagcgTGCCGTACTGGAAGGggtctattacgtcactgtgacataatttttgaatggcgtggtcaggtgggggttgggATTGACAGGTGAACATTTTTTTTCCaagcccactagaagtacgttaggtacaaAACAATCGTACATGAGACCCGTGCCGTGCCCTCAGCCCCACTACTGCactagaataggatttacatgtttatcccggggaagagaaaagccgataaaacggcttaatcatatggcgaatcacggcctctcgtccggttaccagtccaggtcagCGGTCAGGtacggtatgggattagttagccagttatttgttttcaggagcatggacttgatggtggaggaagccgtaactgaccagcggttacctgaaccactctacggcggcgaggagtccagcaatcctctcgcacatgatcatccctgcatgggattcgaacctgcgatcccacgaagggtaatcagagatgcggtggcgagcgtaccggtaccggtatcccCAACGTTTACCAGGCTGTTGTAGTGCACCAGTTCTAAATAAGATTATACTCTGATGGTACCAATGCAATCATACCAAGATACTACTAGCATATAAATACAACCGACAGTACAGTATTAACGGTACAGTTACCGGTAACTTGTAGAGTCAGagggacaacactaaaaggctgaaggaagaaacggatgaagtggagggaaaacggaagttgaagtgttcccaaaggtgaaaaattaaaaaacactaaaaggctgaacactaaaaggaagaagtggatgaaatttcttccgacgggtagttaggtggctgaagtcactaaaaagctgaacactaaaaagaagaggtggatgaaatttcttccgacgaataatgaggtggtcgaagtcactaaaaagctgaactctaaaaggaagaagtggatgaaattttttccgacgaataatgaggtggtcgaagtcactaaaaagctgaactctaaaaggaagaagtggatgaaattttttccgatgaataatgaggtggttgaagtcactaaaaagctgaacactaaaagggaagaagtggatgaaatttctttcgacgaataatgaggtggttgaagtcactaaaaagctgaacactaaaaggaagaagtggatgaaatttcttccgacgaataatgaggtggttgaagtcactaaaaagctgaacactaaaaagaagaagtgaatgaaattttttccgacgaataataaggtgattgacgtcactaaaaagctgaacactaaaaggaagaagtggatgaaattttttccgacgaataatgaggtggtcgaagtcactaaaaagctgaacactaaaaggaagaagtgaatgaaatttcttccgacgaataatgaggtggttgaagtcactaaaaagctgaacactaaaaggaagaagtggacgaaatttcttccgacgaataatgaggtggttgaagtcactaaaaagatgaacagtaAAAGAaagaagtgaatgaaatttcttccggcgaataataaggtggttaaagtcactaaaaagaggaacactaaaaggaagaagtggatgaaatttcttccgacggatagtgaggaatacttgaaaatttaatatattaggaattgggtaatttaatgtttgttctgTTCGTATTTATAAGACAATGTCCtcgtggattcgttttttgttaatttttttatatgttatgctcagttcgagcctggcgaattgaaggccatgacattctcgttatattctttttaattttgatgtaatgtgcaaacaaattaatatatatatattttcatatctagctgttctagatcaacaaaccttgtaatttataatatgtttgtggcccaACTCAAAATGCCTCTGAGGCTTACCAGTGGCCCATggccagtgttccctctaaggtgtgcgcgtgtgcgcgcgcacacagctttcagaggctgcgcacacgcatagatttactgctcACAGAcgtattttgatgtaatgtagcaatgttctcggttggcaggttgagaaagtttgttgttggcccacccattacccagTTAGAACGCcataatttcttcattggtttttgcacaaatattagtcatttccaaaaaagtgcgcacacaccaaaatttctgcgcacacatgcTACAAAAATTAAAGGGAACATTGCCCATGGCccattggttgagaaccagtggtctaacaggacttcgatttgactaatacatcattattcaaagtcttcgtgcgtgaactgcttgcaaaatttataaaaacagatattaagttcaaggaatgaaatacggaatcaaaaataaattatattcgggcacaatatcacggcaatctatgTACATAGATGTGTGGTCAACTGCgcgattattattaatttttgattcctattttcgtatttacaaaatacaacggcgatccatggacttaaaatgtgtggtaaactgcccgattataattaattcttgatacatattttcgtatttataaaataataaaagatatatatgcggacattgaagtgcccgaatataaaaaaaatccattcgtatttacgtactcacgaaaaaattgtcgcaagtcagaaatataatttatactttatcccgctttttgcaaataatttggataatggttggtatttaaaagtatggacttttactaggatgattttgtgttgcgcaaaatgttcaaatctatgaccgatagcactattttaaatgcttgccgtattaatttaattctgataacgtaactcatggtatataaaaatatatcgcagtaatctgcaaatatgaaatgcatggtaatatagtcatgttgtagataacagttattccattgtttattgtatgcaaattccttcatatactatagatcagtagtcggcaaccaccgggccgcggcccatcgccggtccgcggaaaggtcactaccggtccgcagaaaggtgacatgaaaacgtacaatgccattgttatcttcatgtgaggttgggtttttaaaatggcaattacaaaaacgaaagaTCGAAGTGGGTTTAACGTAAGAAATACGTTACGTGAATAGTATCACCttcgtttttgaatgtattgtcaacatacattttctaacgcatattaattattagattagttcgtttgtataaaggtggtccgccaaaattttggtcaggctttaccggtccgttactgaaaaaaggttgccgGCCACTGCTATAGATCATTGATTTTCAAACGGCGAGAGACCTCCGGGTGTTCCGcggaaaattgcttttttgcagtattatgacgtcataactgaTATTTAACCGTCCGatggatttatataaatttcacaaagcgcGGTTCACAACCTCTTCCAATCTTGCTATCATTTTCTACTACCTATCTTTGCGAAATGAGTTTTTTAAGCATGGCCGGTCTAGGGCtgtgcaaaatattcgaatagcgaatacaatattaaaatattcgaatgccatTTTACTATTCGTATGTACAATACCACATAATCTGTACCGCTTTGCTTGGGCACGGAATTCACGCCGGTAAATCGATCGCTTGGATTACGCGAGAATTCACCCTCGGCCTCCACTGTCATTTTGCAAAAAGCGTGCCGACACTAGTCCGTAAATGTAGAAACGTCAACCCAAAtaagatatctaaaataaagttaCCAGCCTCCGCATGCATGACCCGAATACAAAATCATTTTCGGAAATTAAGAGTTACAAAGACGTTTTCGATACATGGTGAAAACGGCAATTTTAGGTCGTCAGAAAATTCGAGTTATATAATTGGTACTCCTGTA
This genomic interval from Styela clava chromosome 15, kaStyClav1.hap1.2, whole genome shotgun sequence contains the following:
- the LOC120334324 gene encoding nucleolar protein 10-like; this translates as MQVTSPNSIKIYNLSSGNSLPQFLSQQKKRALLKKDVSLRRRIELIQDFTMPTVCTSVQMTRDGNYVFVAGTYKPRIRCFDVNQLSLKFERCLDAEVVSFEVLSEDYSKIVMLLNDRYVEFHSQEGRWYRVRMPKFGRHMKYYPGNCDLYLVGTGPEIYRLNLDLGRYYQSFKTNALELNVCDINDHHHLLAVGTSDGKIECWDPRSRQRVGILDCAMSAAEENKSISACPEVTALKFKGPLHMSVGMSNGQILMYDIRANKPYSTKDHYYDLPIHSIAFNDENGLVISSDQRCVKLWDEKTGTAVTALEPENDINQLHLVNNSGLIFLASECTKVQTYFIPMLGPAPKWASFLDNLTEELEENPAQEIYDDYKFVTEKELENLGLSNLIGSSLLRAYMHGYFMDIRLYHKAKAIANPFAYNDYRQKKIKEKMEETRANRVQIKKLPKVNKGLAERLLHHTEDTELKSGKRKKQKREAEGLLADSRFKAMFENPEFEINEESEEFQLLNPVVTKQLEKNRKKSEKVKVQREHSSSEDSEVEGKGSDESSSEDDDKSKWIKDVKSVHKKLYRKTLADREERSKADAQIKLEPQLYQIKSGIDFSTMKDLDKMNKEKRKEQRKTLKATLEDRIKDTESSFVSYKKSNAVGSKEATFKIQRSEKESKRKEEQRKHREERLKLRRTAKHLSRIKAKSDFGFNK